One Amycolatopsis sp. NBC_00355 genomic window carries:
- a CDS encoding trans-aconitate 2-methyltransferase produces MWDPEKYLDYADLRARPFYDLTSRIGATSPRRVADLGCGPGNLTVDLGKRWPGAALECSDSSPEMVEAARSRGLDASLLDVNDWTPAPDTDVVVSNAVLQWVPEHRDLLRRWAGQLPSGAWLAVQVPGNFDAPSHALTLELAASPAWSSQLADVVLREDDAVSSPLEYANLLADAGCGVDAWETTYVQPLRGSRAVLEWITGTALRPIRAALPDEAWDRFRAELAPRLDQAYPTRADGTTWFEFRRVFVVAQV; encoded by the coding sequence GTGTGGGATCCGGAGAAGTACCTCGACTACGCCGACCTGCGGGCCCGGCCGTTCTACGACCTGACGTCCCGGATCGGCGCGACGTCGCCCCGGCGCGTGGCCGATCTCGGCTGCGGGCCCGGGAACCTCACGGTCGACCTGGGGAAACGCTGGCCCGGTGCCGCCTTGGAGTGCAGTGATAGTTCACCCGAAATGGTGGAAGCCGCCCGCTCCCGCGGCCTGGACGCTTCGCTGCTCGACGTGAACGACTGGACGCCGGCGCCGGACACCGACGTCGTCGTGTCGAACGCCGTCCTGCAGTGGGTGCCCGAGCACCGCGACCTGCTCCGCCGCTGGGCCGGGCAGTTGCCGTCCGGCGCGTGGCTGGCGGTCCAGGTGCCGGGCAACTTCGACGCGCCGTCGCACGCGCTGACCCTCGAGCTGGCGGCGTCCCCGGCCTGGTCGTCCCAGCTGGCCGACGTCGTCCTGCGCGAGGACGACGCGGTCTCGAGCCCGCTCGAGTACGCGAACCTCCTGGCCGACGCCGGCTGCGGCGTCGACGCCTGGGAGACGACGTACGTCCAGCCGCTGCGCGGATCGCGCGCGGTGCTGGAGTGGATCACCGGAACGGCGCTGCGCCCGATCCGCGCGGCCCTCCCGGACGAGGCGTGGGACCGGTTCCGCGCCGAACTGGCCCCCCGGCTCGACCAGGCGTACCCGACCCGCGCGGACGGCACGACGTGGTTCGAGTTCCGCCGCGTGTTCGTCGTCGCGCAGGTCTAA
- the dnaG gene encoding DNA primase, with amino-acid sequence MVVHVAGRIRESDIAEVRERNRIDEVVGEYVALRRAGGGSLKGLCPFHNEKTPSFNVRPTHGTFHCFGCGEGGDVIKFVQKIDLITFVEAVERLADRVGIRLVYEGGGATIQRDRGSRSRLIEAHRAAQEFYAEQLVTDEARTARDFLSERGFDAAAAKTFGCGYAPGGWDKLTKHLLTRGFEVKELLTAGLSKEGQRGPMDRFHRRLVWPIRDVGNEVVGFGARRLFDDDRISAKYLNTAESPIYKKSQVMFGLDLAKREIAKRHQVVVVEGYTDVMAMHASGVPTAVASSGTAFGEDHMKVLRRLMMDDDAFRGEVIFTFDGDEAGQKAALKAFEGDQTFAGQTYIAVAPDGMDPCELRLAKGDSAVKDLVARRIPLFEFAIRSTLKNFDLDAVDGQVSALQKTVPMVAAIKDRAARDGYASKLAWWVGWQDVAQVVNRVRGSAGATDKRGGAPLKQPARVGAPEVKAPESDLARPAPKDPRFAIQREALKAALQQPAIAGPEYDSLPLEAFTHPVYIAVHEAVLKAGGAGSGLTGPSLLDAAAPHCPEGTVKRVLSELAVEPLQAKDEVDSRYISSILARLQESLVGRQIAEIKGKLQRLSPVEAPDDYRALFGDLVALEQYKKSLGEQASASSWS; translated from the coding sequence ATGGTGGTACACGTGGCAGGACGGATTCGGGAGAGCGACATCGCGGAAGTGCGCGAACGGAACCGGATCGACGAGGTCGTCGGGGAGTACGTGGCGCTGCGCCGCGCCGGTGGGGGCAGCCTGAAGGGCCTCTGCCCGTTCCACAACGAGAAGACCCCGTCGTTCAACGTCCGCCCGACGCACGGCACCTTCCACTGCTTCGGCTGTGGCGAGGGCGGTGACGTGATCAAGTTCGTCCAGAAGATCGACCTGATCACCTTCGTCGAGGCCGTCGAGCGGCTGGCCGACCGGGTCGGCATCCGGCTCGTCTACGAAGGCGGCGGCGCGACGATCCAGCGCGACCGCGGCAGCCGCAGCCGGCTGATCGAGGCGCACCGCGCGGCCCAGGAGTTCTACGCCGAGCAGCTGGTCACCGACGAGGCGCGCACCGCGCGGGACTTCCTGTCCGAGCGCGGGTTCGACGCGGCCGCGGCGAAGACGTTCGGCTGCGGTTACGCCCCCGGCGGCTGGGACAAGCTGACCAAGCACCTGCTCACGCGCGGTTTCGAGGTCAAGGAGCTGCTGACGGCGGGATTGTCCAAGGAGGGCCAGCGCGGCCCGATGGACCGCTTCCACCGGCGTCTGGTCTGGCCGATCCGCGACGTCGGCAACGAGGTCGTCGGCTTCGGCGCGCGGCGGCTGTTCGACGACGACCGGATCTCGGCCAAGTACCTCAACACCGCCGAGTCGCCGATCTACAAGAAGTCCCAGGTCATGTTCGGTCTCGACCTGGCCAAGCGCGAGATCGCGAAGCGGCACCAGGTCGTCGTGGTCGAGGGCTACACCGACGTGATGGCGATGCACGCGTCCGGCGTGCCGACGGCCGTGGCGTCCTCGGGCACGGCGTTCGGCGAAGACCACATGAAGGTGCTTCGCCGGCTGATGATGGACGACGACGCCTTCCGCGGCGAAGTGATCTTCACCTTCGACGGTGACGAAGCGGGCCAGAAGGCCGCGCTCAAGGCGTTCGAAGGCGACCAGACGTTCGCCGGCCAGACCTACATCGCGGTCGCGCCGGACGGCATGGACCCGTGCGAGCTGCGCCTGGCCAAGGGCGACAGCGCGGTCAAGGACCTGGTCGCGCGGCGGATCCCGCTGTTCGAGTTCGCCATCCGCAGCACGCTGAAGAACTTCGACCTCGACGCCGTCGACGGCCAGGTCTCGGCGCTGCAGAAGACCGTGCCGATGGTCGCCGCGATCAAGGACCGCGCGGCCCGCGACGGCTACGCGTCGAAGCTCGCCTGGTGGGTCGGCTGGCAGGACGTCGCCCAGGTCGTCAACCGCGTGCGCGGCAGCGCGGGCGCGACCGACAAGCGCGGCGGCGCGCCGTTGAAGCAGCCGGCCCGCGTCGGCGCGCCCGAGGTGAAGGCCCCGGAATCCGACCTCGCCCGGCCCGCGCCGAAGGACCCGCGGTTCGCGATCCAGCGCGAGGCGCTGAAGGCCGCGCTGCAGCAGCCCGCGATCGCCGGGCCCGAGTACGACTCGCTGCCGCTGGAGGCGTTCACGCACCCGGTGTACATCGCGGTGCACGAGGCCGTGCTGAAGGCCGGCGGCGCCGGTTCGGGCCTGACCGGCCCGTCGCTGCTGGACGCCGCGGCCCCGCACTGTCCGGAAGGGACGGTCAAGCGGGTGCTCTCGGAGCTGGCCGTGGAACCGTTGCAGGCCAAGGACGAAGTCGACTCCCGCTACATCTCCTCGATCCTCGCCCGGCTGCAGGAGAGCCTCGTCGGGCGGCAGATCGCGGAGATCAAGGGGAAGCTGCAGCGGCTGTCGCCGGTCGAGGCGCCGGACGACTACCGCGCGCTCTTCGGCGACCTCGTCGCGCTGGAGCAGTACAAGAAATCGCTGGGCGAGCAGGCCTCTGCCAGCTCGTGGAGCTGA
- a CDS encoding sigma-70 family RNA polymerase sigma factor, whose protein sequence is MATPTVQDALAARFAEHRGHLIGVAYRLTGTRADAEDAVQESWLRLAGLDEAGRDAIRDLRGWLTTVVGRICLDRLKSAAAQRERYVGQWLPEPVVTPFGQPVSEDPLEVAVRDDGLRMAALVVLDKLTPEQRVAFVLHDAFSLPFAEIADILGCSVDAARQHGSRGRRALADADPAPRAPLDDQAKILEKFVTALLAGDIGAVVELLHPDAVLIGDSNGKGRTTRQLMVGADKLARFFIGLMRKYAPESVTRGAPVLVNGDLGFYLPPLPGREGFLALDEHVQAMSVRDGKIVAIYDVVNPDKLTRITRPGAAPS, encoded by the coding sequence GTGGCCACACCGACCGTCCAAGACGCCCTCGCCGCGCGGTTCGCCGAGCACCGCGGTCACCTGATCGGGGTGGCCTACCGGCTCACCGGCACCCGCGCCGACGCCGAGGACGCCGTCCAGGAGTCCTGGCTGCGGCTGGCCGGGCTCGACGAGGCCGGCCGGGACGCGATCCGGGACCTGCGCGGCTGGCTGACCACGGTCGTCGGCCGGATCTGCCTCGACCGGCTGAAGTCGGCCGCGGCGCAGCGGGAACGCTACGTCGGCCAGTGGCTGCCGGAGCCGGTGGTGACGCCGTTCGGGCAGCCGGTCAGCGAGGACCCGCTCGAGGTCGCCGTCCGCGACGACGGGCTGCGGATGGCCGCGCTGGTCGTGCTCGACAAGCTGACCCCGGAGCAGCGCGTCGCGTTCGTGCTGCACGACGCGTTCTCGCTGCCCTTCGCCGAGATCGCGGACATCCTCGGCTGCTCGGTGGACGCCGCGCGCCAGCACGGCTCCCGCGGCCGCCGCGCGCTGGCGGACGCCGATCCGGCGCCCCGCGCGCCGCTGGACGACCAGGCGAAGATCCTCGAGAAGTTCGTCACGGCGCTGCTCGCCGGCGACATCGGCGCGGTCGTCGAGCTGCTGCACCCGGACGCGGTGCTGATCGGCGACTCGAACGGCAAGGGCCGCACCACGCGCCAGCTCATGGTCGGCGCGGACAAGCTCGCCCGCTTCTTCATCGGCCTCATGCGCAAGTACGCGCCGGAGAGCGTCACCCGCGGCGCGCCGGTGCTGGTCAACGGCGACCTCGGGTTCTACCTGCCGCCGCTGCCGGGGCGCGAGGGCTTCCTGGCGCTCGACGAGCACGTCCAGGCCATGAGCGTCCGCGACGGGAAGATCGTGGCGATCTACGACGTCGTCAACCCGGACAAGCTGACCCGGATCACGCGTCCCGGTGCCGCACCTTCGTGA